A single genomic interval of Myxocyprinus asiaticus isolate MX2 ecotype Aquarium Trade chromosome 19, UBuf_Myxa_2, whole genome shotgun sequence harbors:
- the LOC127409698 gene encoding protein c-Fos-like codes for MMFTSLNADCDASSRCSTASPSGESVAYYPLSQTPEFTDLCVSSASFVPTVTAVSSCPDLQWMVQPMISSVASSNGGARTYTPSPSPYSQMRVTGTKSPSSNKRARTEQLSPEEEEKKKVRRERNKMAAAKCRNRRRELTDTLQTETDQLEDEKSALQNDIANLLKEKERLEFILAAHKPICKIPSKADTSFPKPSVSPVTSDSVPEILSVTTSGVSRPNEPVTTSSSTSLFSSTPSTDSFNSTVRISDLEPTLEESLELLAKAELETARSVPDVDLSSSLYAHDWEPLYTSANNDLEPLCTPVVTCTPTCTTYTSSFMFTYPENDVFTTHRRVGGSNEQSSDSLNSPTLLTL; via the exons ATGATGTTTACCAGCCTTAACGCCGACTGTGACGCTTCTTCCCGGTGCAGCACTGCGTCTCCGAGCGGCGAGAGCGTCGCGTATTACCCGCTCAGCCAGACTCCG GAGTTCACGGATCTGTGCGTCTCAAGTGCCTCTTTCGTCCCAACTGTCACGGCGGTCTCTTCATGCCCGGACCTGCAGTGGATGGTTCAGCCTATGATTTCATCTGTGGCGTCCTCCAACGGCGGAGCTCGGACTTACACCCCGAGCCCAAGTCCTTACTCCCAAATGAGGGTCACTGGAACAAAGTCCCCAAGTTCCAACAAGAGAGCCAGAACTGAACAG CtttctccagaggaggaggaaaagAAAAAAGTCCGCCGTGAACGCAACAAGATGGCCGCAGCAAAATGTCGCAACCGAAGACGAGAACTCACTGATACTCTGCAAACT GAAACTGACCAACTTGAGGATGAGAAATCCGCCCTCCAAAATGACATCGCTAACCTGCTCAAAGAGAAGGAGAGGTTGGAGTTCATCCTCGCTGCACACAAACCCATCTGCAAGATCCCCTCGAAGGCCGACACAAGCTTCCCCAAGCCGTCGGTCTCTCCCGTCACCTCTGATTCAGTCCCGGAGATCCTCAGCGTTACTACCTCAGGAGTTTCCAGACCAAATGAACCAGTTACAACCTCTTCCAGCACCTCGCTGTTTTCGAGCACACCCTCCACTGACAGCTTCAACTCCACGGTGAGGATCTCCGACCTGGAGCCCACCCTGGAAGAGTCTCTGGAGCTCTTGGCCAAAGCAGAGCTGGAGACCGCTCGCTCGGTTCCTGATGTGGACCTGTCTAGCTCTTTGTACGCCCACGACTGGGAGCCACTCTACACATCGGCTAATAACGACCTGGAGCCCCTTTGCACACCAGTCGTCACCTGCACCCCGACCTGCACTACATATACGTCTTCCTTTATGTTCACCTACCCAGAAAATGACGTCTTCACCACCCACCGAAGAGTTGGCGGCAGCAACGAGCAGTCATCCGACTCCCTGAATTCCCCAACCCTGCTCACTCTTTAA